Proteins co-encoded in one Aerococcaceae bacterium DSM 111021 genomic window:
- a CDS encoding Gfo/Idh/MocA family oxidoreductase: MINVGTIGTSWITEQFIKGSQLTNLYKIKGIYSRSAYRAKDIATIYKADYYTDQLNNILFDPEIDLIYIASPNKLHFEQAMQAIKAGKHVLIEKPMFSNVDEWRQAHDEAKRMNVFIFEGALHIHTRNYRRMKQLIQNKIKESEQPFLGANFNFGQYSSKYVQYRDAMANSQIAPNVFNPDYSGGALMDLGVYPVYVVLDLFGLPQSVRYNAQKGENGIDLFGTILFTYDKHQVTIFISKAVHSKLPSEIYIDDETIVVHDISRISKVELINNEGQKADVIDYKPENYMYDELLNFAEVINDSDSIHQKVRYEDWKQLSLQVAQTMDLLRRSANISFETEEDYRR; this comes from the coding sequence ATGATTAACGTAGGAACCATTGGTACTTCATGGATAACAGAACAATTTATAAAAGGGAGTCAATTGACCAACCTCTATAAGATAAAAGGCATCTATTCTCGAAGCGCCTATCGGGCAAAAGACATTGCGACGATTTATAAGGCAGATTATTATACAGATCAGTTAAATAATATTTTATTCGATCCAGAGATCGATTTAATCTATATAGCGAGTCCCAATAAACTGCACTTTGAACAAGCAATGCAAGCCATCAAAGCTGGGAAGCATGTTCTAATAGAGAAACCGATGTTCTCGAATGTGGATGAGTGGCGTCAAGCTCATGATGAAGCGAAACGTATGAATGTATTCATTTTTGAAGGTGCATTACACATTCATACACGTAACTATCGTCGCATGAAACAATTAATTCAAAATAAGATTAAAGAATCAGAACAACCTTTTTTAGGAGCAAATTTTAATTTCGGACAATATTCTTCGAAATATGTACAATATCGTGATGCAATGGCAAACAGTCAAATTGCACCTAATGTATTCAATCCTGATTATTCAGGTGGTGCTTTAATGGACTTAGGCGTGTATCCAGTATATGTTGTACTTGACCTGTTCGGTTTACCCCAATCGGTTAGATACAATGCTCAAAAAGGTGAGAATGGTATCGATTTATTTGGTACAATTCTATTCACATACGATAAACATCAAGTAACAATTTTCATTTCAAAGGCAGTTCATTCAAAATTACCAAGTGAAATATATATTGATGACGAGACAATTGTAGTCCATGATATAAGTCGTATTAGTAAAGTCGAGTTAATAAATAATGAAGGTCAAAAAGCAGATGTTATTGATTATAAACCAGAAAATTATATGTACGATGAATTATTAAATTTTGCTGAAGTAATTAATGACTCAGATAGCATTCATCAAAAGGTTCGCTATGAAGATTGGAAACAATTAAGTTTACAAGTTGCACAAACAATGGATTTACTGCGTAGATCCGCAAATATTTCATTTGAAACTGAAGAAGATTATAGAAGATAA
- a CDS encoding M3 family oligoendopeptidase, protein MKFKEFNYRRPDLDVFKQEYKEYIKQIKDAQSVKEAMEGIRKVQSLQNELSTQSELAGIRYSIDTKDNFYQNESDFWDEHQPIISEWETDYYRTILDSQYLDELKKEIPEPFFDIIENSLNVFDSSIIPLLQQENKLVSEYDLLIASAELEYKGTTYNLSGLTPFMQSTDREERKTTSELYSNFFKENLSDLDRIYDELVKVRHEMATRLGFKDFVEMGYARMNRLDYTRLDVEVYRKEVLEHIVPLSKYIFDRQANRLDLDELKYYDLGLNFPTGNAKPIGTTFEVIQKAEKMYSEMSPETDEFFDFMMKHDLMDLLTKTGKQSGGYCTYIPNLNAPFIFANFNGTSGDVDVLTHEAGHAFQVYRSRWITVPELIWPTHESCEIHSMSMEFFAWPWMDQFFGDKVDKYKYAHLADGVTFLPYGVLVDHFQHEVYENPTMTPKERRLKWRELEKQYNPWKEYDDNEFYDQGGLWFRQAHIFSSPFYYIDYTLAQVGAFQFWDRSQIKEDDSFWSDYLKICRVGGTKSYLEIVKLANLTSPFEEGSLEEVTRSIKTYLENIDEEQLI, encoded by the coding sequence ATGAAATTTAAAGAATTTAATTATAGAAGACCAGATTTAGACGTTTTCAAACAAGAATATAAAGAATATATTAAGCAAATTAAAGATGCTCAATCTGTCAAAGAAGCTATGGAAGGTATTCGTAAGGTACAATCTTTACAAAATGAACTAAGTACTCAGTCGGAATTGGCAGGAATCCGTTACTCAATTGATACTAAAGATAATTTTTATCAGAATGAAAGTGATTTTTGGGATGAACATCAACCAATCATCTCGGAGTGGGAAACAGATTACTATCGAACAATTTTAGACTCTCAGTATTTAGACGAGTTAAAAAAAGAAATACCTGAACCATTTTTTGATATTATTGAAAACTCTTTAAACGTTTTCGATTCATCAATTATTCCGTTACTACAACAAGAGAACAAATTAGTGTCAGAGTATGATTTACTTATCGCATCAGCGGAACTTGAGTATAAGGGGACAACATATAATTTATCGGGTTTAACACCTTTTATGCAATCTACGGACCGTGAGGAACGTAAAACTACATCAGAATTGTACTCTAATTTCTTTAAAGAAAACTTGAGTGATTTAGATCGCATCTACGACGAACTAGTGAAAGTCCGCCATGAAATGGCAACGAGATTAGGCTTTAAAGATTTTGTTGAGATGGGTTACGCTAGAATGAATCGTTTGGACTATACGCGTTTAGATGTAGAAGTGTATCGTAAAGAAGTATTAGAGCACATTGTTCCTTTATCTAAGTATATTTTTGACCGCCAAGCAAACCGATTAGACTTAGATGAATTGAAGTATTATGACTTAGGGTTAAATTTCCCAACTGGTAATGCGAAGCCAATCGGAACGACTTTTGAAGTAATTCAAAAAGCTGAAAAGATGTATTCAGAAATGTCTCCAGAAACGGATGAGTTTTTTGACTTCATGATGAAGCATGACTTGATGGACTTATTAACTAAAACGGGCAAGCAAAGTGGTGGTTATTGTACGTATATACCAAATTTAAATGCACCATTTATATTTGCTAACTTTAACGGGACATCAGGTGATGTAGATGTGTTAACCCATGAAGCCGGTCATGCTTTCCAAGTATATAGATCACGGTGGATTACAGTGCCAGAATTAATATGGCCAACCCATGAAAGTTGTGAAATTCACTCAATGAGTATGGAGTTTTTTGCTTGGCCATGGATGGATCAGTTCTTTGGTGATAAAGTTGATAAGTATAAGTATGCTCATCTAGCAGATGGTGTTACTTTCTTACCATACGGCGTCCTAGTAGATCACTTCCAACATGAAGTGTATGAGAATCCAACAATGACTCCTAAAGAGCGCCGATTAAAATGGCGTGAATTAGAAAAACAATATAATCCTTGGAAAGAATACGATGATAATGAGTTTTATGATCAAGGTGGCTTATGGTTTAGACAAGCACATATTTTCAGTTCGCCATTTTACTACATCGATTATACGCTTGCACAAGTAGGTGCATTCCAATTCTGGGATCGTAGTCAAATTAAAGAAGATGATAGTTTCTGGTCTGATTACTTAAAGATTTGTCGAGTAGGTGGGACAAAGTCATACTTAGAAATTGTTAAATTAGCTAACTTAACATCACCATTTGAAGAAGGCAGCCTTGAAGAAGTGACTCGCTCAATCAAGACATACTTAGAAAATATTGACGAAGAGCAATTAATATAA
- the uvrC gene encoding excinuclease ABC subunit UvrC has translation MLYKIEQKLKLLPDLPGCYLMRNANDTIIYVGKAKNLKNRVRSYFRGAHDAKTTKLVSEIDHFETIITNSDKEALILEINLIQEYKPIYNIRLKDSTMYPYLKITKEEDPQLIITNEVKKDGGTYFGPFPNVYAATSTQQLLHRAYPLRRCSKNEKRACFYYHLGQCIGPCNHKVDKEVYDRQIENIKKFFGGNVNGIKDDLRSKMNTASEKLDFEQAADYRDQISYIEKTIERQVIMSQDYDNMDVFGYTLDRGWLSVQTFMLRQGSILKRKAAIFPSYNNPEEEVTTYIARFYKEESHLMPKAVLVPSDVDNKLLNDYLEVPVSTPLRGKKRSLLELCEKNSRISLDEKFRLIEMSERKTLGAIDELSDALNIPQANYIESFDHSNIQGTNAVSGMVVYRDGKPERKNYRKFKIKTVEGANEFASTQEVIRRRYTRLLREEKELPDLILMDGGKVQIRAARDVLENELGITIPVAGMVKDDKHKTAALMDGYSEEIIPLEPTSQVFHFLQRVQDEVHRYAISYHRNVRSKSQFGSILDSIEGVGPKTRTKLLKHFKNLQKMKVAEMDEFRHLGIPQPTAQRIIDTLNKEEQFETK, from the coding sequence ATTCTATATAAGATTGAGCAAAAGTTAAAATTATTACCTGATCTACCTGGGTGTTATTTAATGCGAAATGCGAATGATACAATTATTTATGTTGGTAAAGCCAAAAATTTAAAAAATCGCGTTCGCTCATATTTTAGAGGAGCTCACGATGCAAAAACAACAAAACTAGTTTCTGAAATAGATCATTTCGAAACAATTATTACTAATAGTGATAAAGAAGCTTTAATTCTTGAAATTAATCTAATTCAAGAATATAAACCCATCTATAATATTCGATTAAAAGATTCAACAATGTATCCTTATCTAAAGATAACTAAAGAAGAGGACCCACAATTAATTATTACGAATGAAGTCAAAAAAGATGGCGGGACTTACTTTGGTCCGTTCCCTAATGTCTATGCAGCAACGAGCACACAACAACTGTTACACCGAGCGTATCCTTTACGCAGATGCTCAAAGAATGAAAAGAGAGCATGTTTCTATTACCATCTTGGACAGTGTATTGGACCATGTAATCACAAGGTTGACAAAGAGGTCTATGATAGACAAATAGAAAACATAAAAAAATTCTTTGGTGGTAATGTGAATGGTATAAAAGATGATTTACGTTCAAAAATGAATACTGCATCAGAGAAGTTAGATTTTGAACAAGCTGCTGATTACCGTGATCAAATTAGTTATATTGAAAAAACAATCGAACGCCAAGTCATTATGAGCCAAGATTATGACAATATGGATGTATTTGGTTACACGCTCGATCGTGGTTGGCTATCTGTTCAAACCTTTATGTTGCGTCAAGGTTCAATTCTGAAGCGTAAAGCAGCTATCTTTCCTAGCTATAACAACCCTGAAGAAGAAGTGACCACTTATATAGCACGTTTTTATAAAGAAGAATCTCATTTAATGCCTAAAGCTGTACTCGTCCCAAGTGACGTAGATAATAAGTTACTAAACGATTATCTTGAAGTACCAGTCTCTACTCCGCTACGCGGAAAGAAACGCAGTCTTTTAGAGCTTTGTGAAAAAAATAGCCGCATTTCATTAGATGAGAAGTTTAGATTAATTGAAATGAGTGAGCGAAAAACTCTAGGTGCAATCGATGAATTATCAGATGCATTAAATATCCCTCAAGCAAATTATATTGAATCTTTTGACCATTCTAATATCCAAGGAACTAATGCGGTATCTGGAATGGTAGTTTACCGAGATGGCAAGCCTGAACGTAAGAACTACCGTAAATTCAAAATTAAAACAGTTGAAGGAGCCAATGAGTTTGCTTCAACACAAGAAGTTATCCGTAGACGTTACACAAGGCTATTACGGGAAGAGAAGGAATTACCAGACCTTATCCTAATGGATGGTGGAAAAGTCCAAATAAGAGCAGCTAGAGACGTTTTGGAGAATGAATTGGGTATTACCATTCCTGTAGCAGGTATGGTAAAAGACGATAAGCATAAAACCGCTGCTTTAATGGATGGATATAGCGAAGAGATTATTCCTTTAGAACCAACGAGTCAAGTCTTTCACTTCTTACAAAGAGTTCAAGATGAAGTTCACCGGTATGCAATAAGTTATCATCGAAATGTTCGTTCCAAATCTCAATTTGGTTCAATACTAGATAGCATTGAAGGTGTTGGTCCTAAAACTAGAACGAAATTACTTAAACACTTTAAAAATTTACAAAAAATGAAAGTGGCTGAAATGGATGAATTTCGTCATCTAGGTATCCCTCAGCCTACAGCACAACGTATCATTGATACACTTAATAAAGAAGAGCAATTTGAAACCAAATAA
- a CDS encoding peptidoglycan binding domain-containing protein — protein MKKTLLIIISTVLIMGVVYFAGVGFYSEKFSANSTFGTVDVSNLTLDEAQAKVIEDLNDKEFVLEEDGQEVARLKLGELEPEYNTESKLEASYLSQNPTTWLNSLFEDKEYNEGLEEQISFNEEEIINTLSAQGLSNEEREAAVDAAVNYDESDGYYVVEGEEGKQIDPERLESAIVDGIQNKNYTINLEEAYAQPEVTEESEEITTVMDEIESVSTVDITYEIAGEEVTIPQTEIENWIYFNASNELIINEDSVKEYLSALNEEYSTFYKTRQFESTLQGEVSVPPGILGWSIDTDAETEALISDIHAGENVSREPIYYSSGGIAGASDDIGSTYIEIDLSNQYMYLYVDGDIIVETPMVSGKIGAETVPGANAVNEMLYDTNLVGINPFSEISYSTPVNYWIRFDDKAQGIHDASWQGSFGGNVYQSSGSLGCINTPLGAVEIIYNNVDYGTPVIVFY, from the coding sequence ATGAAGAAGACATTATTAATTATCATTTCAACTGTGTTAATTATGGGAGTTGTATATTTTGCAGGTGTTGGATTTTACTCGGAGAAATTTTCAGCTAATTCCACTTTTGGGACAGTTGATGTTAGTAATTTGACACTTGATGAAGCGCAGGCGAAAGTTATTGAAGATTTGAATGACAAAGAATTTGTTCTTGAAGAGGATGGGCAAGAGGTTGCTCGTTTAAAGTTAGGTGAATTAGAGCCTGAGTATAATACTGAATCTAAATTAGAAGCGTCATACTTATCACAAAATCCAACGACTTGGTTGAATAGTTTGTTTGAAGATAAAGAGTATAACGAAGGTTTAGAGGAACAGATTAGCTTCAATGAAGAAGAAATAATTAATACCTTGTCAGCACAAGGGCTTTCTAATGAAGAACGTGAAGCTGCTGTCGATGCGGCTGTGAATTATGATGAGTCTGACGGTTATTATGTTGTTGAAGGCGAAGAAGGTAAGCAAATTGATCCAGAACGTCTTGAATCTGCTATTGTTGATGGTATTCAAAATAAAAATTATACAATTAATCTAGAAGAAGCTTATGCTCAACCAGAAGTGACTGAAGAAAGTGAAGAGATTACGACAGTTATGGATGAGATTGAATCAGTTTCGACTGTTGATATTACTTATGAAATAGCTGGGGAAGAAGTTACTATTCCTCAAACTGAGATTGAAAATTGGATTTATTTTAATGCATCAAACGAACTTATTATTAATGAAGATTCAGTAAAAGAATACTTAAGTGCATTAAACGAAGAGTATTCTACATTCTATAAAACAAGACAATTTGAAAGTACATTACAAGGTGAAGTGAGTGTACCGCCAGGGATATTAGGTTGGTCGATAGACACAGATGCCGAAACTGAAGCCTTGATTAGTGATATTCACGCAGGTGAGAATGTCTCTAGAGAACCAATTTATTACAGTTCAGGTGGTATAGCTGGTGCTTCGGATGATATTGGGTCAACTTATATTGAAATTGATTTAAGTAACCAGTATATGTATTTATATGTTGATGGTGATATTATCGTTGAAACACCAATGGTATCAGGGAAAATTGGTGCTGAAACAGTCCCAGGAGCGAATGCTGTTAATGAGATGTTATATGATACAAACTTAGTTGGTATTAATCCATTCTCAGAAATAAGCTATTCGACGCCGGTTAATTACTGGATTCGATTTGATGATAAAGCACAAGGTATCCACGATGCATCATGGCAAGGATCATTTGGTGGAAATGTTTACCAATCATCTGGGTCACTTGGATGTATTAACACACCCTTAGGTGCTGTTGAAATTATTTATAATAATGTTGATTACGGTACACCAGTTATCGTATTCTACTAA
- the gatB gene encoding Asp-tRNA(Asn)/Glu-tRNA(Gln) amidotransferase subunit GatB, whose protein sequence is MNFETVIGLEIHVELKTDSKIFSTSPAHFGAEPNSNTNEKDWGYPGVLPVLNKGAVDYGMKAALALNCEIAREMSFDRKNYFYPDNPSAYQITQDTQPIGTNGYIDIEVEGERRRIRINRVHLEEDAGKNTHGTDGFSYVDLNRQGTPLIEIVSEADMHSPAEAYAYLEAVREKILFTEVSDVRMEEGSLRCDANISLRPFGQEEFGTKTELKNLNSFNFVRKGLEHEEVRQANVLRSGGVIDQETRRYDESTGDTILMRTKEGAADYRYFPEPDVPPIYITEEWIAEVKETLPEMPDQRRLRYVSEYELPEYDAMVLTQTKVMSDFFDNTIAEGADPKQASNWLMGEVSAHLNKEQMVLEDTKLTPTNLAQMINLIADGTISSKIAKKLFKHLVEKGGDANKVVEEQGMVQLSDPAKLQPIIDEAIASSPESVEDYKNGKDRALGFFVGQVMKQTRGQANPQVVNKLILETLKNM, encoded by the coding sequence ATGAATTTTGAAACTGTCATTGGATTAGAAATCCACGTTGAATTGAAAACTGACTCGAAAATATTTAGTACTTCACCAGCTCATTTTGGTGCAGAACCGAATAGTAACACAAACGAAAAAGACTGGGGATACCCTGGAGTATTACCCGTATTAAACAAAGGTGCAGTGGATTACGGAATGAAAGCAGCCCTTGCATTAAACTGTGAGATCGCTAGAGAAATGAGTTTTGATCGCAAAAACTATTTCTATCCTGACAATCCATCTGCTTACCAAATTACTCAAGATACTCAACCGATTGGAACGAATGGTTATATTGATATTGAAGTGGAAGGCGAACGCCGTCGTATTCGTATCAACCGTGTTCATTTAGAAGAAGATGCTGGTAAAAATACGCATGGTACTGACGGATTCTCTTATGTTGATTTAAACCGTCAAGGTACTCCTTTAATTGAGATTGTATCTGAAGCTGATATGCACTCACCTGCAGAAGCTTATGCATACTTAGAAGCTGTACGTGAGAAAATCTTATTTACAGAAGTTTCTGATGTACGTATGGAAGAAGGGTCTTTACGTTGTGATGCAAATATCTCACTTCGTCCGTTTGGACAAGAAGAGTTTGGTACGAAGACAGAGTTAAAAAACTTAAACAGTTTTAACTTTGTACGTAAAGGACTTGAGCATGAAGAAGTACGCCAAGCAAACGTATTAAGAAGTGGTGGCGTAATCGATCAAGAAACACGTCGTTATGACGAATCAACTGGAGATACGATCTTAATGCGTACGAAAGAAGGAGCGGCTGATTATCGTTACTTCCCAGAACCAGATGTTCCACCAATTTATATTACTGAAGAGTGGATTGCTGAAGTTAAAGAAACCTTACCTGAGATGCCTGATCAAAGACGTCTTCGTTATGTATCTGAGTATGAATTGCCTGAGTATGATGCAATGGTTCTTACTCAAACAAAAGTAATGTCAGACTTCTTTGATAATACAATTGCAGAAGGTGCTGATCCTAAGCAAGCTTCAAACTGGTTAATGGGTGAGGTATCTGCTCACTTAAACAAAGAACAAATGGTATTAGAAGACACTAAATTAACACCAACTAACTTAGCTCAAATGATTAATTTAATCGCTGATGGAACAATTTCAAGCAAGATTGCCAAGAAATTATTCAAGCACCTAGTTGAAAAAGGTGGAGATGCGAATAAAGTTGTTGAAGAGCAAGGTATGGTTCAACTTAGTGATCCTGCTAAATTACAACCGATTATTGATGAAGCTATTGCTTCAAGTCCAGAGTCTGTAGAAGACTACAAGAATGGTAAAGATCGAGCTTTAGGATTCTTTGTTGGACAAGTTATGAAACAAACTCGTGGACAAGCTAACCCACAAGTTGTTAACAAATTAATCTTAGAAACATTAAAAAATATGTAA
- the gatA gene encoding Asp-tRNA(Asn)/Glu-tRNA(Gln) amidotransferase subunit GatA — MSKYPTTIIDIQTGLKNGEFTAVELTESVFAYIEETDDKVNSFLALNKEAALEAAKKADEVGYGEDAPLLNGVPIGIKDNIVTEDLITTASSKMLENFNPTYDATVIKKLKEAGAIIIGKLNLDEFAMGGSTETSYFKTSKNPWDLERVPGGSSGGSSSAVAARQVPASLGTDTGGSVRNPAAFTGIVGMKPSYGSVSRFGAIAFGSSLDQIGPMTISVEDNALVLEAIAGYDKNDGTSRPDVELDYRSKIGQPIEGMRIAFPKEYQSEAVNIEIREAIAKAKEYFISQGAIVDEVSLPHTPYGINVYYILSSAEASSNLQRFDGIRYGYRSESAKTLEDIYVQSRSEGFGTEVKRRIMLGTYSLSSGAFDKYYKKAAQVRTLIIEDFIKVFNQYDLIMGPVTTSTAFKIGGRIEDPVEMYVSDLLTVPVNLAGLPAMSVPAGFDSNGMPIGLQLIGKHLDESTLYQVAYDFEQNHDYVNQVPEF, encoded by the coding sequence ATGAGTAAATATCCAACAACAATTATTGATATCCAAACGGGGTTAAAAAACGGCGAATTTACTGCTGTTGAACTAACAGAATCAGTCTTTGCATATATCGAAGAGACAGATGATAAAGTTAATTCATTCTTAGCATTAAATAAAGAAGCTGCTTTAGAAGCAGCTAAAAAAGCTGATGAAGTTGGTTACGGAGAAGATGCACCATTACTGAATGGTGTGCCAATTGGAATTAAAGATAATATCGTGACTGAAGACTTAATAACAACTGCTTCATCAAAAATGTTAGAGAACTTTAATCCAACATATGATGCTACGGTTATTAAAAAATTAAAAGAAGCTGGAGCAATTATCATTGGTAAACTGAACTTAGATGAATTTGCTATGGGTGGTTCAACAGAGACTTCATACTTCAAAACATCTAAAAACCCATGGGACCTAGAACGTGTTCCTGGTGGGTCATCAGGTGGATCATCATCTGCAGTTGCTGCTCGTCAAGTACCAGCAAGTCTTGGGACAGATACAGGTGGGAGTGTACGTAACCCAGCAGCCTTTACAGGTATTGTTGGAATGAAACCATCATACGGTTCAGTATCTCGTTTCGGAGCGATTGCATTCGGTTCAAGTCTAGATCAAATTGGACCAATGACAATCTCAGTAGAAGATAATGCCTTAGTATTAGAAGCTATTGCAGGATATGATAAAAATGATGGAACAAGCCGTCCGGATGTAGAACTTGATTACAGATCTAAAATTGGACAACCTATTGAAGGAATGCGTATTGCATTTCCTAAAGAGTATCAATCAGAAGCTGTAAACATAGAAATTCGTGAAGCAATTGCGAAAGCGAAAGAATATTTTATTTCTCAAGGTGCAATCGTTGATGAAGTATCATTACCACATACACCTTATGGAATTAACGTGTACTATATCTTATCTTCAGCTGAAGCGTCATCGAACTTACAACGATTTGATGGAATTCGTTACGGATACCGTTCAGAATCGGCTAAAACTTTAGAAGATATCTACGTTCAATCTCGTAGTGAAGGTTTTGGAACAGAAGTAAAACGTCGTATTATGCTTGGGACTTACAGTTTAAGCTCTGGTGCCTTTGATAAGTATTATAAAAAAGCTGCACAAGTAAGAACTTTAATTATTGAAGACTTTATTAAAGTGTTTAATCAATATGACTTGATTATGGGACCTGTTACAACAAGTACTGCATTTAAGATCGGTGGACGTATTGAAGATCCAGTAGAGATGTATGTATCTGACTTGTTAACTGTACCTGTCAACTTAGCAGGTTTACCAGCGATGTCAGTCCCAGCAGGATTCGATAGCAATGGAATGCCAATCGGCTTACAATTAATTGGTAAACACCTTGATGAATCAACACTTTACCAAGTTGCATATGATTTTGAACAAAATCATGACTACGTTAATCAAGTACCGGAATTTTAG
- the gatC gene encoding Asp-tRNA(Asn)/Glu-tRNA(Gln) amidotransferase subunit GatC, whose product MLSKDQIKHVAKLSKLSFSDEELANFTDEFSRIIDMVEQLQAVDTEGVKPTYHGNQLINVLREDKAIKRNKTEELLKNAPLAEGGFIQVPAILESGEV is encoded by the coding sequence ATGTTAAGTAAAGATCAAATCAAGCACGTAGCTAAATTATCGAAACTAAGTTTTTCTGATGAAGAATTAGCTAATTTCACTGATGAATTTAGTCGTATTATCGATATGGTTGAACAATTACAAGCAGTAGATACTGAAGGGGTTAAACCGACGTATCATGGTAATCAATTAATCAACGTATTACGTGAAGATAAAGCAATTAAACGCAATAAAACTGAAGAATTACTTAAAAACGCACCATTAGCTGAAGGTGGTTTTATTCAAGTACCAGCCATCTTAGAAAGTGGGGAAGTTTAA
- a CDS encoding CamS family sex pheromone protein: MNRKIRKSVSVVLACLMLSGGVTQVRSESENNQQVSPDEVTVQTTTNQLSNDYYRAVITDGQYQMGASASSNYNLSSAANIRAFEEGLLRISKQVFPTEQYYMQEGQIIDESTMTSWVARESATNPEGLNPALPEEEAEAQSSLDESLASDESVDPADDPEDVTEENAEENQQIVTNVQSTPIYLSQVTEKNLMVETEEGFGLGGIVIGLAMNSTYEYTDSEGVIHQQEISVGEMRERGRQFANIIVGRLRNTEELRSVPIVVGIYRAAPSDDIVGGTYVLDGISREGNSVTDWTENNEYRIALPIIEANDQSDQYTYFDNFSNEIINFFPNLNGISGEALYIDGGLASLNVEIVSQFYEQTEITALTQHITDVSQRTLPEGVAIEIKVISDAGIEAYLGRPAGATQYQSHIFKK, translated from the coding sequence ATGAACAGAAAGATAAGAAAAAGTGTATCTGTAGTACTTGCTTGCTTAATGCTTTCCGGAGGCGTGACGCAAGTAAGGTCCGAATCAGAAAATAATCAACAGGTCAGTCCTGATGAAGTGACAGTTCAAACGACAACAAATCAATTATCGAATGATTATTATCGTGCTGTTATTACTGATGGGCAATATCAGATGGGTGCATCAGCGAGTTCAAACTATAATTTAAGTTCAGCTGCTAATATACGTGCATTTGAAGAAGGTTTACTACGAATTAGTAAACAAGTTTTTCCTACAGAACAATATTACATGCAAGAAGGACAAATTATTGATGAATCGACGATGACGAGTTGGGTAGCTAGAGAATCAGCAACGAATCCAGAAGGGTTAAACCCTGCACTGCCTGAAGAGGAGGCCGAAGCTCAATCAAGCTTAGATGAATCGCTTGCTTCAGATGAATCAGTTGATCCTGCAGATGATCCAGAGGATGTAACGGAAGAAAATGCTGAAGAGAACCAACAGATAGTAACAAATGTTCAATCTACTCCAATTTATTTATCTCAAGTTACTGAGAAGAATTTGATGGTAGAGACCGAGGAAGGATTTGGCTTAGGTGGTATTGTTATTGGTCTTGCAATGAACAGTACCTATGAATATACTGATAGTGAAGGCGTTATTCATCAACAAGAAATTTCAGTTGGAGAAATGCGAGAGCGTGGAAGACAATTCGCTAATATTATTGTTGGGCGTCTTAGAAATACAGAAGAATTACGTTCTGTTCCAATTGTAGTTGGAATTTACCGTGCAGCTCCAAGTGATGATATTGTAGGTGGTACTTACGTTTTAGATGGAATCTCACGTGAAGGGAATTCAGTGACCGATTGGACAGAAAACAATGAATACCGTATTGCACTACCAATCATTGAAGCCAATGATCAGAGTGATCAGTACACATACTTTGATAATTTTAGTAATGAAATTATTAATTTCTTCCCTAATTTAAATGGTATTTCTGGGGAGGCATTGTATATAGATGGAGGTTTGGCTTCATTAAATGTGGAAATTGTTTCACAATTTTATGAACAAACTGAAATTACTGCACTAACTCAACATATTACTGATGTTTCGCAAAGAACATTACCTGAAGGGGTAGCCATAGAAATTAAAGTCATATCTGATGCTGGAATTGAAGCTTACTTAGGTCGTCCAGCTGGTGCAACACAATATCAAAGTCATATATTCAAAAAATAA